One genomic window of Bartonella sp. HY038 includes the following:
- a CDS encoding 3-oxoacyl-[acyl-carrier-protein] synthase III C-terminal domain-containing protein has product MEKVTLPLKILGVGTCLPQISISTQKIEQQLGIGGGTLEKKVGVISRPVRSNGEDQISLGVKAAKNAIEQSNISLLDIDLILFASAVGYQSIPATAPLIMRGLNIKSGQAAAFDVNSTCLSFVTALDMAACFLNSKRYKTILIVSSEIASMALPWHDDAETAALFGDGAAAMVVSGSEDASQGISAALMATWPEGYEHCQLGAGGTRFNPQDKNSGFNENVFFRMQGKAVFRQVRDHFNRFISDLLEKAGWHADDIDVVVPHQASPLGLAHIIKMAPFKNAKFINILANHGNQISASIPIAFHHGLENGLIKQGSKVLLIGTSAGLSIGGILLKF; this is encoded by the coding sequence ATGGAAAAGGTGACATTACCATTAAAAATTTTAGGGGTTGGAACGTGCTTACCGCAGATTTCAATTAGCACACAAAAAATCGAGCAGCAGCTCGGTATAGGCGGCGGGACGCTTGAGAAAAAAGTCGGGGTGATCTCGCGTCCCGTTCGCTCTAATGGTGAGGATCAAATTAGCCTTGGCGTAAAAGCTGCAAAAAATGCAATTGAACAAAGTAATATTTCTTTATTAGATATAGACCTTATTCTTTTTGCGTCTGCCGTTGGCTATCAGTCAATACCTGCAACGGCGCCGCTTATTATGCGCGGGCTAAATATTAAAAGTGGTCAAGCCGCCGCCTTTGACGTCAACTCAACCTGCCTTAGTTTTGTAACCGCCCTCGATATGGCCGCATGTTTTTTAAATAGCAAACGTTATAAAACTATTCTTATTGTTTCATCAGAAATTGCTTCAATGGCTTTACCTTGGCATGATGATGCTGAAACGGCAGCGCTATTTGGCGACGGTGCGGCGGCAATGGTCGTAAGCGGTTCAGAAGATGCAAGCCAAGGCATTAGCGCCGCGTTAATGGCAACTTGGCCAGAAGGTTATGAGCATTGTCAATTGGGGGCAGGTGGCACGCGCTTTAATCCGCAAGATAAAAATAGCGGCTTTAATGAAAATGTATTTTTCCGTATGCAAGGCAAGGCTGTTTTTCGCCAAGTTCGTGATCATTTTAACCGCTTTATCTCTGATCTATTAGAAAAAGCCGGTTGGCATGCCGATGATATTGACGTTGTGGTGCCTCATCAAGCAAGCCCTTTAGGTCTTGCCCATATCATAAAAATGGCGCCATTTAAAAATGCCAAATTCATCAATATTTTGGCCAATCATGGCAATCAAATCTCTGCCTCCATTCCCATTGCCTTTCACCATGGGCTTGAAAATGGATTAATCAAACAAGGTAGCAAGGTCTTACTGATTGGAACATCTGCAGGCCTATCAATCGGCGGTATTTTGTTAAAGTTTTAG